The following are encoded in a window of Rubellicoccus peritrichatus genomic DNA:
- a CDS encoding discoidin domain-containing protein, translating to MNKQFDSIDGLIWKYLDGSITEPEFDELQQLLKEDEDYRRRYQLLTEIHNGLDARPAGEVSLAQESLPATRSTGKRSFLWLGGIAAVILFMLLSLTIFSEPKLDVILSASREADWRGADLQVGEQATTRIMHLMGGAIALKFPGKTSAIIEGPALFQIQNNETIELSSGTITVHHEGKPGDFRVITPVGRFTDLGTKFGIAVGNGVKDSVVMAEVYEGEVVFDNYENTQVSFTDGDAYAIVGDNEHQVMLADLDGEQVKVTGMFELSSSGERIKSTDNLALGKPVIDARYYNSPKHGEVFPPSALTDNRLNDSGSPWNWSFWLAPDGEAGRFTLDLLDVYSISRIELLNTRNRHYDDRGIDEFFIEVSSDGEFYEPLLEGRLQRIPTQDEQDYQFEVFSFDPVQARYIRLTGKSHHSERGIKQTSNGGGLNEIRVFE from the coding sequence ATGAATAAACAATTCGACAGTATTGACGGGCTCATATGGAAGTATTTGGACGGTTCGATTACAGAGCCCGAGTTTGATGAGCTACAGCAGTTGCTCAAGGAGGACGAGGACTACCGTCGCCGCTATCAGTTGCTGACAGAGATACATAATGGCCTTGATGCTCGGCCAGCGGGTGAGGTTTCCCTCGCTCAAGAGTCGCTGCCTGCCACCAGAAGTACTGGCAAGCGTTCCTTTCTTTGGCTTGGAGGGATCGCAGCGGTGATTCTTTTTATGTTGTTGAGCCTGACGATTTTTTCAGAGCCCAAACTCGATGTCATTTTAAGTGCCTCAAGAGAAGCTGACTGGCGTGGAGCGGACCTTCAAGTGGGAGAGCAGGCAACAACACGTATCATGCACCTCATGGGAGGTGCGATTGCTTTGAAATTTCCCGGTAAAACCAGCGCAATCATTGAAGGCCCGGCCCTCTTTCAGATTCAAAACAATGAAACCATAGAACTTTCTTCCGGAACGATTACCGTCCATCATGAAGGCAAACCGGGAGATTTCCGGGTAATCACACCGGTTGGTCGGTTTACTGATTTAGGAACCAAATTTGGCATTGCGGTTGGCAATGGCGTGAAGGATTCGGTGGTTATGGCCGAAGTTTACGAAGGGGAAGTGGTTTTTGATAACTATGAAAACACACAGGTCAGCTTTACCGATGGCGATGCCTATGCAATTGTCGGAGATAATGAACATCAGGTAATGCTTGCAGACCTTGACGGTGAACAGGTTAAGGTCACCGGGATGTTTGAGCTTTCCTCTTCCGGGGAGAGGATCAAATCCACTGATAATCTGGCGCTGGGAAAACCTGTGATTGATGCCCGATATTATAACTCGCCCAAGCATGGTGAGGTTTTCCCACCTTCTGCCCTGACCGATAATCGATTGAATGACTCAGGATCTCCATGGAATTGGTCCTTTTGGCTGGCGCCTGATGGTGAAGCAGGCCGTTTTACACTCGATCTACTCGATGTATATTCTATCTCCCGTATTGAGCTGCTGAATACCCGGAATCGCCACTATGACGATCGAGGTATAGACGAATTTTTTATCGAGGTCTCGAGCGATGGTGAGTTTTACGAGCCTTTATTGGAAGGCCGTTTGCAGCGTATTCCGACGCAGGATGAACAAGATTATCAGTTCGAGGTATTTTCGTTTGATCCGGTTCAAGCCCGTTACATACGGTTGACAGGAAAATCGCATCATAGTGAAAGGGGTATCAAGCAGACATCCAATGGCGGTGGACTCAACGAGATCCGGGTATTCGAGTAA
- a CDS encoding PSD1 and planctomycete cytochrome C domain-containing protein, whose translation MPLLVRLYNIPIIAFVLPLFLLLGCADSTKEASVADMQSDAASAHEESGIAIKVEPISFNRDVRPILSENCYFCHGPDETNNKADLRLDLRDAAIASGVLVPGDAANSELVKRIMTDDVDDVMPPPDAHKTLTDEQKALMARWIDEGAEYEGHWSYQRVERPDYASIDAIVSNNLKERGLNFSPPADKETLVRRVYLDVTGLPPTPEEARAFLDDESTDAYEKLIDRLLESPHYGEYMAIYWLDAVRFADSVGYHGDQSRDASAFRDYVIEAFNANMPFDQFTIEQIAGDLLPDPTLRQRIAASYNHLNQVSKEGGIQDKEYIKKYQAERVRTTSTAWLGSTLACAECHDHKFDPFTAKDFYSFSAFFADILEKGAWTGNGSYQEDIQPFIESLGLHLPKQTSKAGFGLTLEVPNRTFLLNQEKHELELEAHKQRLNAGTPSAHAEFETWLAAEKRFHEQGIQRTYQFEVKDTENDIAPLELNLPSQPIKSMNFQVAYNDKVENKKAQFGVVVHFDTKSYLLAWGDDIEVEGLERIKQKRPWRYKAVNDQSFNLSDLKLPSDVEMLNSIEFISNANEEGDPAFKLQRVDVTTRRYDVPKGTLEDENIALVEEYLAGTISEENNTNLRHKFFEKHASSEDLSEAQEKYSEVNNLLNGSRYVPATVSAKPREIKILPRGNWMDESGEVVLPTTPSFLPDLRASTETERLTRLDLAQWIVSRENPLTARAYVNRLWAQYFGTALSSAPEDLGLQGEYPVYPELLEWLAAEFMESGWDVKRLVKQIVMSRTYRQSSEANPELMELDPYNRLLARQTPRRLPAESIRDNALAASGLLVRNIGGPSVRPYQPANYYQHLNFPRRKYVSDTNHDQYRRGVYTHWQRTFLHPMLMAFDAPSRDECTVLRAQSNTPLQALNLLNDPTFVEAAKALADKLVTSQTEDELRLADAFEAVLMREPSKREMEVMLTFLSRERERFAEEPERSKSFLNVGLYRVNESIPKSEIAAWTSVCRAIFNLNESITKY comes from the coding sequence ATGCCTTTGCTTGTTCGTTTATACAATATCCCGATAATCGCATTTGTCCTGCCCCTTTTTCTGCTCTTGGGTTGTGCTGACTCTACAAAAGAGGCTTCTGTGGCAGATATGCAGAGCGATGCGGCCAGCGCTCATGAAGAGTCTGGTATCGCGATAAAGGTTGAGCCGATTAGCTTTAACCGGGATGTCCGGCCGATCCTGTCTGAGAATTGTTACTTCTGCCATGGCCCTGATGAAACGAATAATAAGGCAGACTTGCGTTTGGACCTTCGTGATGCCGCTATCGCTTCAGGGGTTCTTGTTCCCGGTGATGCGGCGAACAGCGAGCTGGTAAAACGTATTATGACGGATGATGTCGATGATGTCATGCCGCCACCCGATGCACACAAAACCCTCACTGATGAGCAGAAGGCGTTAATGGCACGCTGGATTGATGAGGGGGCTGAGTATGAAGGGCATTGGTCATACCAGCGAGTAGAGAGGCCGGACTATGCTTCGATTGATGCAATTGTAAGTAACAATCTGAAAGAAAGGGGGCTGAACTTTTCGCCACCTGCGGACAAGGAAACTCTTGTACGTCGAGTCTATTTGGATGTGACTGGTCTCCCTCCGACACCGGAAGAAGCGCGTGCTTTTCTCGATGACGAATCAACGGATGCCTACGAAAAACTCATTGATCGTCTGCTGGAATCTCCGCATTACGGAGAATATATGGCCATTTACTGGCTGGATGCAGTTCGCTTTGCCGATTCGGTCGGTTATCATGGAGATCAATCACGGGATGCCAGTGCCTTTCGTGATTATGTGATTGAAGCATTCAATGCGAATATGCCATTCGACCAATTTACGATCGAACAGATTGCTGGTGACCTGCTTCCGGACCCGACATTACGGCAGCGTATTGCAGCGAGTTACAATCATCTCAATCAGGTCAGTAAGGAAGGAGGTATTCAGGATAAAGAGTACATAAAGAAGTATCAGGCAGAGCGCGTTCGTACCACATCGACTGCGTGGTTGGGGTCGACGTTAGCTTGTGCGGAGTGCCACGACCATAAATTTGATCCGTTTACCGCGAAAGACTTTTACTCATTCTCTGCATTCTTTGCGGATATCCTGGAGAAAGGGGCGTGGACCGGCAATGGGAGTTATCAGGAAGATATCCAGCCTTTTATCGAAAGCTTGGGTTTACATTTACCCAAGCAGACATCGAAGGCTGGGTTTGGGCTGACTCTTGAGGTGCCTAATCGCACATTTTTGCTTAATCAGGAAAAACATGAGTTGGAACTGGAAGCACATAAGCAGCGACTGAATGCTGGAACACCCTCAGCACATGCAGAATTCGAAACATGGCTTGCCGCTGAAAAGCGTTTTCATGAACAAGGCATTCAGCGGACCTATCAATTTGAAGTTAAAGATACGGAAAATGATATTGCGCCCCTTGAGCTTAACTTGCCAAGCCAGCCGATTAAGAGTATGAACTTCCAGGTTGCCTATAATGATAAGGTCGAGAATAAGAAGGCACAGTTTGGCGTCGTCGTTCATTTTGATACGAAGAGTTATCTGCTGGCCTGGGGGGATGACATAGAAGTTGAGGGGCTTGAGAGGATTAAACAGAAACGCCCCTGGAGGTACAAAGCTGTCAATGATCAGAGCTTTAACTTAAGTGACCTAAAGCTTCCATCTGATGTGGAGATGCTGAACTCGATTGAGTTTATTAGCAATGCGAACGAGGAGGGTGATCCAGCCTTTAAACTGCAACGTGTTGATGTAACAACCAGGCGATACGATGTGCCTAAAGGCACTCTTGAGGACGAGAATATTGCTTTAGTCGAAGAGTATTTGGCTGGCACTATAAGCGAAGAGAATAACACAAATTTAAGACACAAGTTTTTTGAGAAACATGCGAGTAGCGAAGATCTGAGTGAGGCGCAGGAAAAGTATTCGGAAGTCAACAATTTGCTGAATGGAAGTCGATACGTGCCAGCGACGGTGAGTGCCAAACCCCGGGAAATTAAAATTCTACCTCGTGGTAATTGGATGGATGAGAGCGGTGAAGTCGTGCTTCCCACGACACCTTCTTTTCTTCCTGATTTGCGTGCATCCACTGAAACGGAACGTCTGACACGCCTTGATCTTGCCCAGTGGATTGTCAGTCGGGAGAATCCCTTGACTGCACGTGCATACGTTAATCGCTTGTGGGCTCAGTATTTTGGGACGGCACTTTCAAGTGCACCAGAGGACCTTGGATTGCAGGGCGAATATCCAGTCTATCCTGAGTTGCTCGAATGGCTGGCTGCGGAATTTATGGAATCCGGTTGGGATGTGAAACGCCTTGTGAAGCAGATTGTCATGTCCCGGACCTACCGGCAGTCGAGTGAGGCGAATCCTGAGTTAATGGAATTGGATCCCTACAACCGATTGCTTGCGCGACAGACTCCGCGTCGTTTGCCGGCAGAGTCAATTCGTGATAACGCTTTGGCAGCCTCGGGATTGTTGGTTCGAAACATCGGCGGGCCAAGTGTAAGGCCTTATCAACCAGCAAACTACTACCAGCATTTGAATTTCCCCAGACGCAAATACGTCAGTGATACCAATCATGATCAGTATCGCCGAGGCGTATACACACATTGGCAGCGCACTTTTCTTCATCCAATGCTCATGGCTTTCGATGCGCCTTCGCGTGATGAATGTACGGTGTTGCGGGCACAATCAAATACACCACTACAAGCATTGAATTTGTTGAATGATCCCACTTTTGTTGAAGCGGCAAAAGCATTGGCTGACAAACTTGTCACCTCGCAAACAGAGGACGAGTTGCGTTTGGCGGATGCCTTTGAAGCGGTTCTGATGCGTGAGCCATCAAAGAGGGAAATGGAGGTTATGCTGACTTTTCTTTCACGTGAACGCGAAAGGTTCGCTGAAGAGCCTGAGCGTTCCAAATCTTTCCTGAACGTAGGTCTCTATCGGGTAAATGAATCCATTCCCAAATCAGAAATCGCAGCGTGGACGAGTGTCTGTCGGGCAATCTTTAACCTTAATGAATCCATCACTAAATACTAA
- a CDS encoding DUF1501 domain-containing protein, whose amino-acid sequence MSDSEAFKSIKAAVSRRTFLKRSLTSMGAFALGDLLASSDAQSAWKGTFGDGTHHLPKVKRVIHLCMAGGPSHLETFDYKPELERLNGQAMPESFTKGEQLAQLQGSKLNVMGPISGFERRGQCGMMVNEQFPHIGSIADDIAVVRSMYTEQINHDPAHTFMNTGSIIPGRPCMGAWTLYGLGSLSSNLPGYVVLTSVGGGQGQPISSKQWHNGFLPSKFQGVPLQSKGDPVYYVNNPDGIHHEAQGDLIDTVNQLNHMHLMESHDKEIAARISQYELAFRMQTSVPELTDFSNEPKHVFDLYGCQPGDGSFASNCLMARRLAERGVRFIQLYHRGWDHHGNIRQGFPVAAKHVDQGTAALIKDLKMRGLLEDTLVIWGGEFGRTPMSQGSGEGAGRDHHIKGFSIFLAGGGIKGGTVYGSTDELGYSALENPTSVHDLHMTMLYLLGVDHKRLNFRFQGRDFRLTDVHGKLIKGILA is encoded by the coding sequence ATGAGTGATTCCGAGGCATTCAAATCGATCAAAGCGGCTGTTAGTCGCCGTACCTTCTTAAAGCGCTCGTTGACCAGTATGGGGGCGTTTGCATTGGGCGACCTTTTGGCCTCTTCGGATGCACAGTCCGCCTGGAAGGGAACTTTTGGCGACGGTACCCACCATCTACCCAAGGTTAAGCGGGTGATTCACTTGTGCATGGCGGGTGGGCCCTCACATCTTGAGACCTTTGACTACAAGCCTGAGTTGGAACGATTGAATGGACAGGCAATGCCTGAGTCCTTTACCAAAGGAGAACAACTGGCACAGCTCCAAGGCTCTAAATTGAATGTAATGGGACCCATATCCGGCTTTGAGCGGCGAGGCCAATGCGGGATGATGGTGAATGAACAGTTCCCGCACATCGGAAGTATCGCTGATGATATTGCCGTGGTTCGCTCAATGTATACCGAGCAGATCAATCATGACCCGGCGCATACGTTCATGAACACCGGTTCGATCATACCAGGTCGGCCATGCATGGGAGCGTGGACACTTTACGGATTGGGTAGTCTTTCGTCAAATCTGCCAGGTTATGTCGTGTTGACAAGTGTTGGTGGAGGGCAGGGGCAACCCATTTCCTCCAAGCAATGGCATAATGGATTCCTCCCCAGTAAATTCCAGGGCGTTCCATTGCAGTCGAAAGGAGACCCTGTTTATTATGTCAATAATCCCGACGGGATTCATCATGAAGCACAAGGTGATTTGATTGATACCGTTAATCAGCTCAATCACATGCATTTGATGGAGAGCCATGACAAGGAAATTGCTGCACGCATCTCACAATATGAGCTCGCATTTCGTATGCAGACATCTGTTCCGGAATTAACAGACTTTAGTAATGAGCCAAAGCATGTCTTTGATCTCTATGGTTGTCAGCCAGGTGATGGAAGCTTTGCTTCCAATTGCCTGATGGCACGTCGCCTTGCGGAGCGTGGAGTGCGTTTTATCCAACTATATCACAGAGGATGGGATCATCACGGAAACATCAGGCAGGGGTTTCCAGTTGCTGCCAAACACGTGGATCAGGGGACGGCTGCCTTGATTAAAGATTTGAAAATGCGTGGTCTTTTGGAAGACACTCTTGTGATCTGGGGTGGTGAGTTTGGCCGTACACCCATGAGCCAAGGGAGTGGCGAAGGAGCAGGACGTGATCATCATATCAAAGGCTTCTCGATATTCCTTGCTGGTGGCGGTATCAAAGGGGGGACGGTTTATGGCTCGACTGATGAACTTGGTTACTCAGCATTGGAAAACCCGACTTCAGTTCACGATCTTCACATGACGATGCTCTATTTGCTCGGTGTTGATCACAAGCGATTGAATTTCCGTTTTCAGGGCCGTGATTTCAGGCTCACTGATGTGCACGGTAAACTGATCAAAGGAATTCTAGCCTAA
- a CDS encoding c-type cytochrome domain-containing protein codes for MKLDKTIIYCIVVVCVITNICLLGAAFWLTSRQFESLPTILLLGGNLHPLLLHLPIGIFIYVITAEVINLGMGFTKSPWRVTGIRLALAFGVVTSYLAAAFGLMLYMRGDYEGELIQNHLWWGVGFAISASVVFIVSILIDNASLRYRVVLFSSVALMSVAGHYGGLITHGDPLDPLWEARSKQAEQKTFHELLLYEDVVTRVFETKCYDCHSVGKKKKGGLLMDSHEALLAGGKKGPAVVPGSLDESLIVEYIHLPEDHELHMPPEGKPQLTNEELALIDAWVAAGAPQLVKLADAELPDEQFEWARVYMASKPEPEALQVDTIESQNLVTSESNQNLAKHIFALESTLGSCISRYGPAGDSLAFSAVNIREAFDDSALNQLKPLMPYLIDIDLSKTQVTSSGVAEILRDARQLKRLNLSATAIDDNWAAGQTSESLEPLEHLILFETRTTPESIPFLSELKQLKSLYLGSTALDNNDLMSLRQALPNTEIIGQASL; via the coding sequence ATGAAACTGGATAAGACTATAATTTACTGCATCGTCGTAGTCTGTGTTATTACGAATATTTGTCTGCTTGGTGCTGCCTTCTGGTTAACCAGCCGACAATTCGAATCTCTGCCGACGATTCTTCTTCTTGGAGGTAATCTGCATCCCTTGCTGCTGCACCTGCCTATCGGGATATTCATCTATGTTATCACTGCTGAAGTGATTAATCTGGGAATGGGTTTCACGAAGTCCCCCTGGCGAGTCACGGGCATACGTTTGGCCCTGGCTTTTGGTGTGGTCACATCATACCTCGCTGCAGCATTTGGGTTGATGTTGTACATGCGGGGAGACTATGAAGGCGAATTGATTCAGAATCATTTGTGGTGGGGAGTTGGTTTCGCAATCAGTGCGAGCGTGGTATTTATTGTTTCAATTTTGATTGATAATGCATCTTTGCGTTACCGTGTTGTGTTATTTTCAAGTGTAGCCCTGATGAGCGTTGCCGGTCATTATGGAGGACTTATTACGCATGGTGATCCATTGGATCCACTCTGGGAAGCCAGATCGAAACAAGCAGAACAAAAAACATTCCATGAGTTACTCCTCTACGAAGACGTTGTGACTCGTGTCTTCGAAACCAAGTGTTACGATTGCCATTCGGTTGGTAAGAAGAAAAAGGGCGGTCTTCTGATGGATAGTCATGAGGCTTTATTGGCCGGTGGTAAGAAGGGACCTGCAGTTGTCCCAGGCTCACTGGATGAAAGCTTGATTGTGGAATACATCCATCTGCCTGAAGATCACGAGCTTCATATGCCACCGGAAGGTAAACCGCAACTAACGAACGAAGAGCTTGCACTCATTGATGCATGGGTTGCTGCGGGTGCGCCACAATTGGTTAAACTTGCTGATGCAGAACTCCCGGACGAGCAATTTGAATGGGCGCGAGTTTACATGGCATCGAAGCCTGAGCCAGAAGCATTGCAGGTAGATACGATTGAGAGTCAAAATCTGGTTACATCAGAATCAAACCAAAACCTGGCCAAACATATTTTCGCACTTGAGAGTACCTTGGGTAGTTGCATTTCAAGGTATGGACCGGCTGGGGATTCACTGGCGTTTTCTGCAGTCAATATTAGAGAAGCATTCGATGATTCAGCGCTAAACCAACTGAAACCCCTGATGCCGTACTTGATTGATATCGATCTATCAAAGACGCAGGTTACTTCATCAGGTGTTGCCGAGATACTGAGAGATGCACGACAGCTTAAGAGGCTCAACTTATCCGCTACGGCAATTGATGATAACTGGGCGGCAGGGCAGACTTCAGAATCGCTGGAGCCGCTTGAGCATCTGATACTTTTCGAAACACGGACAACCCCGGAGAGCATTCCTTTTCTCAGCGAGTTAAAGCAGCTCAAGTCTCTTTATCTTGGCAGTACTGCCTTGGATAATAATGACTTGATGTCGCTTAGGCAGGCACTTCCAAATACCGAAATTATTGGCCAAGCCTCCTTATAG
- a CDS encoding response regulator transcription factor — protein MANKTIRILVAEDHQMVRQGLCKMLSLETDYEVCRECDDGIDALEAIRELEPDIALLDHALPRITGLAIVKELYPEKRPTRLIMLSSYRQPMLIAEALRHGVAAYVIKDEAFEELDTAIRKAMDGKLYLSGGIGQDELREALHQLPLSKRELEVLQGILQGLSAKMIADRLSIGVRTVESYRNNLIQKFSVETSLSLVRKAIESGLGI, from the coding sequence ATGGCGAATAAGACAATTCGCATACTGGTGGCCGAAGATCATCAGATGGTTCGTCAGGGTTTGTGTAAAATGCTATCCCTTGAAACTGATTATGAAGTCTGCCGTGAGTGCGATGATGGGATTGACGCATTGGAAGCCATCCGTGAACTGGAACCGGATATCGCGCTATTGGACCATGCACTTCCGAGAATAACAGGTCTGGCAATCGTGAAAGAACTTTACCCCGAGAAGCGGCCTACACGGTTAATCATGTTGAGTTCCTACCGGCAGCCGATGTTGATTGCTGAAGCCTTGCGCCATGGCGTTGCCGCTTATGTGATCAAGGACGAAGCCTTTGAAGAACTGGATACTGCCATTCGTAAGGCAATGGATGGTAAGCTGTATTTGAGTGGTGGGATCGGTCAGGATGAGCTCCGTGAGGCATTGCATCAGTTGCCATTGAGTAAACGCGAACTGGAAGTTCTCCAGGGCATCCTGCAAGGCCTGTCCGCAAAAATGATTGCGGATCGCCTGTCAATTGGGGTGCGCACCGTCGAGAGTTATCGCAACAACCTGATCCAAAAATTTTCAGTTGAGACTTCGCTTTCACTTGTGCGAAAAGCAATCGAGTCTGGGCTTGGGATTTAG
- a CDS encoding sigma-70 family RNA polymerase sigma factor → MQPSQTDSDLDAGYVIEISESQIPLRSYIWKFVGNRHDTDDILQNTNIILWEKRMDWDPETVFLKWAYRIAYFQVKAHFRDRGREQKRLRFDDSLLDLLAHDEPHMFSSTKLFEALDTCLGKMETTKRELLVRRYEGSTSVEDLAKEKGYSANTLSQILRRMRSRLSDCIQLQLNTST, encoded by the coding sequence ATGCAACCCAGCCAAACTGACAGTGATTTAGACGCTGGCTATGTGATTGAGATTTCCGAATCCCAGATTCCGTTGCGCTCTTATATCTGGAAGTTTGTCGGGAATCGGCATGATACCGATGATATTCTTCAGAATACGAATATTATCCTCTGGGAGAAACGGATGGATTGGGACCCTGAGACAGTCTTTCTGAAATGGGCATACCGGATTGCATACTTTCAGGTGAAGGCTCATTTTCGTGACCGAGGCCGTGAGCAAAAACGCCTTCGTTTTGATGACTCCCTGCTTGATCTGCTGGCGCATGATGAACCGCATATGTTTTCATCAACCAAGTTGTTCGAAGCACTGGATACCTGTCTGGGGAAAATGGAAACGACCAAGCGGGAGCTTCTGGTAAGGCGTTACGAAGGCAGCACGTCTGTCGAAGACCTTGCCAAAGAAAAAGGCTATTCCGCGAACACACTTTCACAAATATTGAGGCGTATGCGATCCAGATTATCGGACTGCATTCAGCTACAATTAAACACTTCAACTTAG
- a CDS encoding PEP-CTERM sorting domain-containing protein: MISRLLPRLTVAALALVSFEASAISIGFSNDFSTDVEGWQHGNVTSDSPTRIATGGPGGGSDPFMQFASGTGVARLAAFNTDSGWTGDYTTAGVTGISLDVNNTGATALDLRFAITGPGGGWVSTNSVSLGAGSGWTSILIPIDAGSLTATGAAGATAAGTNVGQTLGGVTQLRLISSAGGANFRGDAITATLGVDNVTAVPEPGTYAMILGALGLGFAAYRRRSNA; the protein is encoded by the coding sequence ATGATCTCCCGACTACTACCTCGTTTAACGGTGGCTGCACTTGCTCTCGTTTCATTCGAAGCATCCGCAATCAGCATTGGTTTCAGCAATGACTTTTCAACTGACGTCGAAGGATGGCAGCATGGCAATGTAACCTCCGACTCACCAACCCGCATCGCCACTGGTGGCCCCGGCGGTGGCAGCGATCCCTTTATGCAGTTCGCATCCGGCACTGGAGTCGCTCGCCTGGCTGCCTTCAACACAGACTCCGGATGGACCGGGGATTATACAACTGCTGGTGTGACCGGGATCAGTCTTGACGTCAACAATACAGGAGCGACGGCACTCGACCTGCGATTTGCCATCACCGGCCCTGGCGGCGGCTGGGTTTCCACTAACAGTGTATCACTTGGAGCAGGCAGTGGATGGACAAGCATCTTAATTCCAATCGATGCTGGCTCATTAACTGCAACTGGTGCCGCTGGTGCTACAGCAGCCGGAACTAATGTAGGCCAAACTCTAGGAGGTGTCACCCAACTTCGCTTGATCAGTTCGGCCGGTGGAGCAAATTTTCGGGGAGATGCAATCACAGCGACCCTTGGGGTTGATAACGTAACGGCAGTTCCCGAGCCAGGCACTTATGCAATGATTCTTGGAGCCCTTGGCTTGGGCTTTGCCGCATATCGCCGTAGAAGTAACGCTTAA
- a CDS encoding sulfatase-like hydrolase/transferase: MTSICSLQAGSVLLIIADDLGRDSLSAFNNDPAASLPPTPTIDSLAAQGIRFERTYAYATCSPTRASILTGRYGFRTGVIGPNEGEHTLQANEFTLPEAILASGAIGTRMAQLGKWHLGNETADIPNTIGGWPHFAGSLGGGLSSYNRWTKVINGVSTSRYTTYATTDIVNDAVTWITEQGSDDWFLWVAFNAPHTPFHKPDNDLHDYDSLDGTNEDIEANPRPYYEAMVQAMDTEIERLLQSVDLNNTTVIFIGDNGSPGTVVQSPFSTRHAKGSLYEGGVNVPMIIAGEAVANNLHNTVSNEIINTVDLYKTVLDLFAIDANSILPSELVFDSQSFHPLLTGASSVHTREIAYSRSPSSGANPGAIIVNSKYKWINYADRSDEFYALSDGLSETNDRLTGTLDSNESAALTDFTTELESLQNVPQIHAVYLDNDNQFTAEVGWFANANLTLQKSTELTEDSWQPVANFTITDDGSNVYYVKDDAALSTNGFYRVSSE, translated from the coding sequence ATGACAAGCATCTGCAGTCTACAGGCTGGCAGTGTTCTGTTAATTATCGCAGACGATCTCGGTCGGGATAGCCTGAGTGCTTTCAACAATGATCCGGCAGCTTCCCTTCCACCAACGCCAACCATTGATAGTCTGGCCGCGCAGGGAATTCGCTTTGAACGCACCTATGCTTATGCCACTTGCTCACCAACCCGTGCGTCCATCCTGACTGGGCGTTATGGCTTTCGGACCGGAGTCATTGGTCCCAACGAGGGGGAGCACACTTTGCAAGCGAATGAGTTTACCTTACCTGAGGCGATTCTGGCTTCTGGTGCGATAGGAACACGAATGGCCCAATTGGGAAAATGGCATCTGGGAAATGAGACTGCAGATATCCCCAATACAATCGGTGGCTGGCCACACTTTGCTGGCTCATTAGGCGGAGGCCTTTCCAGCTATAACCGATGGACCAAAGTGATTAATGGAGTCAGCACAAGTCGCTACACAACCTACGCAACGACAGATATCGTCAATGATGCAGTCACTTGGATTACAGAGCAGGGATCAGATGACTGGTTTCTCTGGGTTGCATTCAATGCCCCACACACTCCGTTCCACAAACCAGACAACGACTTACATGACTATGACTCATTGGATGGAACTAATGAAGACATAGAGGCAAACCCACGTCCGTATTATGAGGCCATGGTTCAAGCCATGGATACTGAAATTGAGCGATTGCTGCAATCAGTTGATTTAAACAACACAACTGTCATTTTTATTGGTGACAATGGTTCTCCCGGGACGGTTGTGCAGTCACCTTTTTCAACCAGACATGCCAAGGGTTCGCTCTATGAGGGCGGTGTCAATGTGCCAATGATTATTGCCGGAGAGGCTGTAGCGAATAATCTTCACAACACAGTAAGCAACGAAATCATTAATACTGTTGATCTTTATAAGACCGTCCTGGATCTCTTCGCTATAGATGCAAATAGTATTCTGCCTTCTGAATTGGTTTTTGACTCCCAGTCTTTTCACCCTCTCCTAACAGGAGCAAGCTCGGTGCATACCAGAGAAATAGCATATTCACGTTCTCCCAGCAGTGGTGCCAATCCAGGAGCTATCATCGTCAACAGCAAATATAAATGGATTAACTATGCAGATCGCTCTGATGAATTCTACGCACTCTCCGACGGCCTGTCCGAAACCAATGATCGATTAACAGGAACACTCGATTCCAACGAATCAGCTGCCCTGACTGATTTCACAACAGAACTTGAATCACTACAGAATGTTCCGCAAATCCACGCAGTATATCTGGACAATGACAATCAATTCACTGCTGAAGTCGGTTGGTTCGCCAACGCCAATCTGACGCTCCAAAAAAGCACCGAACTGACTGAAGACTCATGGCAGCCAGTAGCGAATTTTACGATCACTGATGACGGTAGTAATGTCTACTATGTGAAAGACGATGCTGCATTGTCCACAAATGGATTTTACCGGGTTTCAAGTGAATAG